Proteins from a single region of Candidatus Binatia bacterium:
- a CDS encoding acetyl-CoA C-acyltransferase → MSREVWVIDAVRTPIGRAGGRLASVRPDDLAALALRAIVERTGVVPSAIDDVYLGAANQSGEDNRNVARMAVLLANLPIEIPGATINRLCGSSLQAINSAAQAIAFGEGDVMIAGGVESMTRAPYVLPKSDAAFGRRQQLFDTVLGWRMINPKMPSQWTISLGETAEIVAERYGISRQEQDRFALESQRKCAAAVERGAFHDEICEVPLLDAQGERTVAIRDEHPRPETSLEALGKLKPSFRNGGTVTAGNSSGVNDGAAAVLLCAAEAARSQGLTPLARFVASASAGVPPDVMGLGPIPATRKALARARLDVTDLDLVEINEAFAAQAIACARDLGLDPARTNVNGGAIALGHPLGASGARIVTTLLHELRRRSGRYGLATMCIGVGQGIATVFERVEEKAAR, encoded by the coding sequence ATGAGTCGCGAGGTTTGGGTGATCGACGCGGTGCGCACGCCGATCGGCCGCGCCGGCGGTAGGCTCGCGAGCGTGCGTCCCGATGATCTCGCGGCCCTCGCACTGCGCGCAATCGTCGAGCGCACGGGCGTCGTGCCTTCGGCGATCGACGACGTCTATTTGGGCGCGGCCAATCAGAGCGGCGAGGACAACCGCAACGTCGCGCGCATGGCGGTGCTGCTGGCGAACCTGCCGATTGAGATTCCGGGAGCGACGATCAATCGGCTCTGCGGCTCCAGCCTGCAGGCGATCAACTCGGCCGCACAGGCGATCGCCTTCGGCGAAGGCGACGTGATGATCGCGGGCGGCGTGGAATCGATGACCCGCGCGCCCTACGTTCTTCCGAAGAGCGACGCCGCGTTCGGCCGCCGGCAGCAGCTCTTCGACACGGTGCTCGGCTGGCGAATGATCAACCCCAAGATGCCTTCGCAGTGGACGATCTCGCTCGGCGAAACGGCGGAGATCGTCGCGGAACGCTACGGCATCAGCCGCCAGGAGCAAGATCGCTTCGCCCTGGAATCGCAGCGGAAGTGTGCGGCGGCGGTGGAGCGCGGGGCCTTTCACGACGAGATCTGCGAGGTGCCGCTTCTCGACGCGCAGGGAGAGCGGACCGTCGCGATCCGCGACGAGCATCCTCGGCCGGAGACGAGCCTAGAGGCGCTAGGGAAGCTCAAACCATCCTTTAGAAACGGCGGCACTGTAACCGCGGGAAACTCTTCGGGCGTCAACGACGGAGCCGCGGCCGTTCTGCTGTGCGCGGCTGAAGCCGCGCGGAGTCAGGGGCTGACGCCGCTGGCGCGATTCGTCGCCAGCGCGTCGGCGGGGGTCCCGCCCGACGTGATGGGCTTGGGCCCGATTCCGGCAACGCGCAAGGCGCTGGCGCGCGCGCGCCTCGACGTCACCGATCTCGACCTCGTTGAAATCAACGAGGCGTTCGCCGCCCAGGCGATCGCATGCGCGCGGGATCTCGGCCTCGATCCCGCCCGAACGAACGTCAACGGCGGCGCGATCGCGCTCGGTCACCCGCTCGGCGCGAGCGGCGCGCGCATCGTCACGACGCTGCTCCACGAGTTGCGCAGACGCTCGGGACGCTACGGGTTGGCGACGATGTGCATTGGCGTCGGGCAGGGCATTGCAACGGTATTCGAGCGCGTCGAGGAGAAGGCAGCGCGATGA
- a CDS encoding gamma carbonic anhydrase family protein yields MILSSGTKRPKIHSSAYVAPSAIVSGDVTIGAGCAVLHGAVIAAEGAALRIGDQSVIMEHAVLRSSGGSALVFPLSVGARCIVGPHAYVVGATLGDGCFVASGAKVFNGAILEAGSGVALGGIVHVKSRLRAGASVPMQHIAFGDPASIYPPEKAPEIHAKMNFFADVFNLEAGEDMRARAAETYSKFLRKFHAQDSALEEHRNVRPQPRRSGEEPPQTQATEVDKVVDVMMLELEEMEHRRQEAIKRQKGR; encoded by the coding sequence ATGATCCTTTCCAGCGGCACGAAACGGCCGAAGATCCACTCGAGCGCGTACGTGGCGCCGAGCGCGATCGTGAGCGGCGACGTCACGATCGGCGCGGGCTGTGCGGTGCTGCACGGCGCCGTCATCGCTGCCGAGGGCGCGGCGCTGCGCATCGGCGATCAGAGCGTCATCATGGAGCACGCCGTACTGCGATCCAGCGGCGGAAGCGCGCTCGTTTTCCCTTTGAGCGTTGGCGCGCGCTGCATCGTCGGCCCGCATGCGTACGTCGTCGGAGCGACGCTCGGCGATGGCTGTTTCGTAGCTTCCGGCGCCAAGGTCTTCAACGGCGCGATCCTGGAAGCGGGCAGCGGCGTCGCACTCGGCGGGATCGTCCACGTCAAATCGCGCCTGCGCGCCGGCGCGAGCGTGCCGATGCAGCACATCGCGTTCGGCGATCCCGCGTCGATCTACCCGCCGGAGAAGGCACCGGAGATTCACGCCAAGATGAACTTCTTCGCCGACGTCTTCAACCTCGAAGCCGGCGAGGACATGCGCGCGCGCGCCGCCGAGACGTACTCGAAGTTCCTCCGCAAGTTCCACGCGCAGGACTCGGCGCTCGAGGAGCACCGCAACGTCAGGCCGCAGCCGCGGCGGTCGGGCGAGGAGCCGCCCCAAACTCAGGCGACCGAAGTGGACAAGGTCGTCGACGTCATGATGCTCGAGCTCGAAGAGATGGAGCATCGCCGCCAGGAGGCCATCAAGCGACAGAAGGGCCGCTGA
- a CDS encoding ABC-2 family transporter protein encodes MTPYVEFAKKAFAREATYRMEVLTEIGSLVLRVYILRSLWTALYAQNAAPINLPLHSMITYATIAMLMSLILEVDGTRLIREKLREGTIATDLMKPISVPLYFFSDGFGQTVLHAVLVIPSLLIALLLVHIDVPPPATFAAFLLAFAIGYGVNFFLNFLMNSIAFWTLETFAAQLIVRWASDLLSGQIIPLTLFPGIFGRIVFALPFAAIYSTPLLIYVGVIPPEQWAVSIAAQVAWLALFAVAASVVWRAASNRVVIQGG; translated from the coding sequence TTGACCCCCTATGTCGAGTTCGCGAAAAAGGCGTTCGCGCGTGAGGCCACCTACCGCATGGAGGTCCTCACCGAAATCGGCTCTCTCGTCCTGCGGGTCTACATCCTGCGATCGCTGTGGACCGCGCTGTACGCGCAGAACGCCGCGCCGATAAATTTGCCGCTCCACAGCATGATCACGTATGCGACGATCGCGATGCTCATGTCGCTGATCCTCGAGGTGGACGGCACGCGGCTGATACGGGAAAAGCTGCGCGAGGGAACGATCGCTACGGATTTGATGAAGCCGATCAGCGTACCGCTGTATTTCTTCAGCGACGGGTTCGGCCAGACGGTCCTGCACGCCGTCCTCGTGATCCCGTCGCTGCTCATTGCGCTGCTCTTGGTGCACATCGACGTGCCGCCGCCGGCGACGTTCGCGGCGTTTCTGCTGGCCTTCGCGATCGGTTACGGCGTGAATTTCTTCTTGAATTTCCTGATGAACAGCATCGCCTTCTGGACGCTGGAAACGTTCGCGGCACAGCTGATCGTCCGGTGGGCGTCCGACCTGCTGTCGGGACAGATCATCCCGCTGACGCTCTTCCCGGGGATATTCGGACGCATCGTCTTCGCGCTGCCCTTCGCGGCGATCTACTCGACGCCGCTACTGATCTACGTCGGCGTAATCCCGCCGGAGCAATGGGCAGTCAGCATCGCGGCGCAGGTCGCGTGGCTGGCGCTGTTTGCGGTCGCCGCGTCCGTCGTGTGGCGCGCGGCGTCGAACCGCGTCGTCATTCAGGGCGGCTGA
- a CDS encoding 3-hydroxyacyl-CoA dehydrogenase NAD-binding domain-containing protein, translating to MGDGVLIVGGGTMGSGIAFVAARAGYDVEVVEPQAASRERGVALVRREAQRADDAAIERRIRWSDAMPSSSGATLAIEAVPERFELKRDVFVALARVLAPDALLATNTSSLAVAELADVVPNPERVLGLHFFNPPQRMQLIEVVGAPQTSDDTIDRGFEIAVRLGKHPVFAADTPGFIVNRVARPYYLQSLRALESGVASAEELDALARAAGFRMGPFELMDLIGLDVNLATTESVYARTQEKRLAPVGLQRRMVAEGRLGRKTGAGFYDYHDGRNERFEPAVEPPRGDRDPDEFVVVVGFGGLGDELADAVEQRYERAGRIENDEFLGHLQKGATIVIDVGDGASDRGDVMARLDATLGPETVLFVDAYATDLEACARRVRHPERLIGYGILGSLSEQSAVEIVDSAASDDALELAQELFANLGKAAILVENVPGLFLGRTVGSIVNEAMIAVAEHVASPEDVDTALLLGANYPLGPIAWGREIGGARLSRILMRLAQAEGEAFSPHRSLWVLDVEPEHEAEPQPAEAGQ from the coding sequence ATGGGAGACGGTGTGCTGATCGTGGGCGGCGGGACGATGGGATCCGGAATCGCCTTCGTCGCCGCGCGGGCCGGTTACGACGTCGAAGTCGTCGAGCCGCAGGCCGCTTCGCGCGAACGAGGAGTCGCGCTCGTGCGGCGCGAGGCGCAGCGAGCGGACGATGCCGCGATCGAGCGACGCATTCGCTGGAGCGACGCGATGCCGTCGAGCAGCGGCGCGACGCTGGCGATCGAAGCCGTGCCCGAAAGATTTGAGCTCAAGCGTGACGTCTTCGTCGCACTCGCGCGCGTGCTCGCGCCGGATGCGCTGCTCGCCACGAACACGTCGTCCCTGGCCGTTGCCGAGCTCGCGGACGTCGTGCCCAACCCTGAGCGCGTGCTGGGGCTGCATTTCTTCAACCCCCCGCAGCGCATGCAGCTGATCGAAGTCGTGGGCGCTCCGCAGACGAGCGACGACACGATCGATCGAGGTTTCGAGATCGCCGTACGGCTGGGTAAGCATCCCGTCTTCGCGGCGGACACGCCGGGTTTCATCGTCAATCGCGTAGCGCGCCCATACTATCTGCAGTCTTTGCGCGCGCTGGAGAGCGGCGTCGCTTCGGCCGAAGAGCTCGACGCGCTGGCGCGCGCGGCCGGCTTTCGCATGGGTCCTTTCGAGTTGATGGATCTGATCGGCCTCGACGTGAATCTCGCAACGACCGAGTCGGTGTACGCGCGCACGCAGGAAAAGCGTCTCGCTCCCGTCGGCCTGCAGCGGCGCATGGTCGCCGAGGGGCGGCTCGGACGCAAGACCGGCGCGGGCTTCTACGATTACCACGACGGGAGAAACGAGCGGTTCGAGCCGGCGGTGGAACCGCCGCGCGGCGATCGCGATCCGGATGAGTTCGTGGTGGTCGTCGGCTTCGGCGGGCTCGGCGACGAACTTGCGGACGCCGTCGAGCAGCGCTACGAACGCGCGGGCCGCATCGAGAACGACGAGTTTCTCGGCCACCTACAAAAAGGCGCGACGATCGTGATCGACGTCGGCGATGGCGCGAGCGATCGCGGCGACGTGATGGCGCGGCTCGACGCGACGCTCGGGCCCGAGACGGTCCTCTTCGTCGACGCCTATGCGACCGATCTCGAGGCCTGCGCGCGCCGGGTACGGCACCCCGAGCGCCTGATCGGATACGGGATCCTCGGATCGCTGTCGGAGCAGAGCGCGGTCGAAATCGTCGACTCGGCGGCGTCCGACGACGCACTGGAGCTCGCGCAGGAGCTCTTCGCAAACCTCGGCAAGGCCGCAATCTTAGTGGAGAACGTGCCCGGGCTCTTTCTCGGCCGCACCGTCGGCTCGATCGTCAACGAGGCGATGATCGCCGTCGCTGAGCACGTCGCATCACCCGAGGACGTCGACACGGCTCTGCTCCTTGGCGCGAACTACCCGCTCGGGCCTATCGCCTGGGGACGCGAGATCGGCGGAGCGCGCCTGTCGCGCATCTTGATGCGCCTCGCCCAAGCGGAAGGCGAGGCGTTCTCTCCGCATCGCTCGCTGTGGGTTTTGGACGTGGAACCGGAACATGAGGCCGAGCCGCAGCCCGCGGAGGCGGGGCAATGA
- a CDS encoding cytidylate kinase-like family protein: protein MIVTVSNEYGSGALAIAARVAEELGYAYVDQQLPVVVAKRLRITPQDVDANEDAQRSLGERLLTSLERATPELAQASAEPPFGEALLHAVQDAVREYAARGNAVIVGRGAFAILGARPDVLRVFFHAPRAWRVARVVEATGIRPEVAEAEVDRVDSARAAYLQEWYGVAFGDARAYDLCIDTSRIDAAQTTAAIVAAVRARRA from the coding sequence GTGATCGTAACCGTCTCCAACGAATACGGATCGGGAGCCCTCGCGATAGCGGCGCGCGTCGCGGAGGAGCTCGGTTACGCGTACGTGGACCAGCAGCTTCCGGTGGTAGTCGCCAAGCGGCTGCGCATCACGCCCCAAGACGTGGACGCCAACGAAGACGCGCAGCGTTCGCTGGGTGAGCGGCTTCTCACGAGTCTCGAGCGCGCGACGCCGGAGCTCGCGCAGGCCTCGGCGGAGCCGCCCTTCGGCGAGGCGCTTCTGCACGCGGTTCAGGACGCGGTGCGCGAGTACGCGGCGCGCGGCAACGCGGTGATCGTCGGACGCGGTGCGTTCGCGATCCTCGGCGCTCGACCCGACGTGCTGCGCGTGTTCTTCCACGCTCCGCGAGCCTGGCGGGTCGCGCGCGTCGTGGAGGCCACCGGTATCCGGCCGGAGGTCGCCGAGGCCGAGGTCGATCGCGTCGACAGCGCTCGCGCCGCGTACCTACAGGAGTGGTACGGCGTGGCCTTCGGCGACGCGCGCGCCTACGATCTGTGCATCGACACGTCGCGGATCGACGCCGCGCAAACCACCGCCGCGATCGTCGCCGCCGTACGCGCTCGACGCGCGTGA
- a CDS encoding NUDIX hydrolase — protein MKKPVWRVRSSSYVVDSPFMRLRVDEVVLPDGSIVPNYYVRESSGFVTVLALTRDKHVVLVRQYRYGSDSIHLELPSGMLLPGEDPRECALRELAEETGYDVERCDLVGEYLPEPVRSAAHAYVFVASGGVKARELQLDATEDLEVELATLSSFRTMLRDGTIDSGGTIAAGYRVLDYLGNLP, from the coding sequence GTGAAGAAGCCGGTCTGGCGCGTGCGCTCGTCGAGTTACGTCGTCGACTCGCCATTCATGCGGCTGCGCGTCGATGAGGTTGTGCTGCCCGACGGCTCGATCGTCCCCAACTACTACGTGCGGGAATCGAGCGGTTTCGTCACGGTCCTGGCGCTGACGCGCGACAAGCACGTCGTCCTGGTCCGCCAGTACCGATACGGATCGGATTCGATCCATCTCGAACTCCCCTCCGGCATGCTGTTACCCGGCGAGGACCCGCGCGAGTGCGCGCTGCGCGAGCTCGCGGAGGAGACGGGCTACGACGTGGAACGCTGCGATCTCGTCGGCGAGTATCTACCCGAGCCCGTGCGCTCCGCGGCGCACGCCTACGTCTTCGTGGCGTCAGGCGGCGTCAAAGCGCGCGAGCTGCAGCTCGACGCGACCGAGGACCTCGAAGTGGAGCTGGCGACGCTCTCGAGTTTCCGGACGATGCTCCGGGATGGGACGATCGACTCGGGCGGGACCATCGCTGCCGGCTACCGCGTCCTCGACTATTTGGGGAACCTCCCTTGA
- a CDS encoding MFS transporter: MIEEAAGRRASILAPLRYRDFRLLWLGLLISNLGTWMQFTAMGFFVARMAGSPHRAALELGILGAARAIPVLLLSPLAGVVADDLPRRRVLFVTNTTMAFAAFMLAVLATTHRLDLTSLVVLSALNSAANGFDSPVRQSWVPLLVDRQYVGNAVGLNSIAFNAPAVIGPALAGLLIVWFGVAGAFYFNAAATLAVVVAVIMMRPSPPSATRRESALYAMRYGIVFIVRHPALRWILLAQLVTAILTRPYGQLIPALAVNVLHAGARGLGWAVSAAGVGGFGGALVTAHFAQRERRSRLWLQSGLLMSAGVLALAFVPTLGWALPVLFTIGIGTLATLGVTNTLIQVLSPDDVRGRALAVYTMIAIGVVPLGSLVDGAIAAAIGLRPTFAFAGAVCVAMFLAIWFSIPAVRKV, translated from the coding sequence GTGATCGAAGAGGCCGCCGGGCGCCGCGCGTCCATCCTCGCCCCGCTGCGCTATCGCGACTTTCGTTTGCTCTGGCTGGGGCTGCTGATCTCCAACCTCGGCACGTGGATGCAGTTCACGGCGATGGGCTTCTTCGTCGCGCGCATGGCCGGCTCGCCGCACCGCGCCGCGCTCGAGCTCGGCATCCTCGGCGCGGCCCGCGCCATCCCCGTTTTGCTGCTGTCCCCGCTCGCCGGCGTGGTGGCCGACGACTTGCCACGCCGGCGCGTGCTGTTCGTCACGAACACGACGATGGCGTTCGCCGCCTTCATGCTGGCCGTGCTCGCGACGACGCATCGGCTGGACCTCACCAGCCTGGTCGTTCTCTCGGCGCTGAACTCGGCCGCCAACGGCTTCGATTCGCCGGTGCGCCAGAGCTGGGTGCCGCTGCTCGTCGACCGTCAATACGTCGGCAACGCGGTCGGGCTCAACTCGATCGCCTTCAACGCACCGGCTGTCATCGGCCCCGCGCTCGCGGGTCTGCTGATCGTGTGGTTCGGTGTGGCTGGAGCGTTCTATTTCAACGCGGCGGCGACGCTCGCCGTCGTCGTGGCGGTGATCATGATGCGCCCGTCGCCGCCCTCCGCAACGCGCCGCGAGTCCGCGCTGTACGCCATGCGATACGGGATCGTCTTCATCGTGCGGCATCCGGCGCTGCGCTGGATCTTACTCGCGCAGCTGGTCACGGCGATCCTGACGCGGCCTTACGGTCAACTCATTCCGGCTCTGGCCGTCAACGTGCTGCACGCGGGAGCGCGCGGCTTGGGTTGGGCCGTGTCGGCGGCCGGCGTCGGCGGTTTCGGCGGCGCGCTCGTCACCGCGCATTTCGCGCAGCGCGAACGCCGCTCGCGTCTCTGGCTGCAATCGGGGCTGCTGATGTCGGCGGGCGTGTTGGCGCTCGCGTTCGTTCCCACGCTCGGATGGGCGCTGCCGGTGCTCTTCACGATCGGCATCGGTACGCTCGCGACGCTGGGTGTCACGAATACGCTGATCCAGGTTCTCTCCCCGGACGACGTGCGCGGCCGCGCCCTCGCCGTCTACACGATGATCGCGATCGGCGTGGTTCCGCTCGGATCGCTCGTCGACGGCGCGATCGCCGCGGCGATCGGGCTGCGCCCCACCTTCGCGTTCGCCGGCGCCGTCTGCGTCGCGATGTTCCTCGCGATTTGGTTTTCTATTCCGGCCGTCCGCAAAGTATAA
- a CDS encoding aldehyde dehydrogenase family protein, translated as MTTTSTLPKTQLLIGGAWRDASDQGTYRDTNPATGAPIADVADATRDDLDAAVVAARQAFEGKWPTMAASRRAKIVYKLAQLIAERSAELALCEVRDNGKTIGTAKGELGAIVDTFEFYAGAATKNYGETLPPPLPTYMAATVREPVGVVGAIVPWNFPLLLASWKVAPALAAGCTVVLKPSSVTPLTAIELGKIALEAGVPEGVLNVVTGGTREIGAWLVEHPDVDKIAFTGSTATGRIVAATAARTLKRVTLELGGKSPSVVFDDADVDSAIVGALYGVYYNAGQCCEARTRILVQSAIYDRFVSGFAEKAQRLRLGDPEDPQTQIGAITNAEQYDKIKAYCEIGASEGAKPLFGGTRADVGAAFVAGRFWSPTAFEAQSSHRIAREEVFGPVATFIRFDDEAEAIALANASEYGLAASVWSNNVGRANRVARGIRAGSVAINTPYAVFPGVPFGGYKQSGYGRELGMETMRLYTETKSVLTFVGEKPMNPFGV; from the coding sequence ATGACCACGACCTCTACGTTGCCGAAAACCCAGCTGCTCATCGGCGGTGCGTGGCGCGACGCTTCGGATCAGGGAACATATCGGGATACGAATCCCGCTACGGGCGCGCCCATAGCGGACGTAGCGGATGCGACACGCGACGACCTCGATGCCGCGGTTGTCGCCGCGCGGCAGGCGTTCGAGGGAAAATGGCCGACGATGGCGGCGTCGCGACGCGCCAAGATCGTCTACAAGCTCGCGCAGCTCATCGCCGAACGCAGCGCGGAGCTCGCGCTCTGCGAAGTGCGCGACAACGGTAAGACGATCGGTACTGCCAAAGGCGAGCTCGGCGCAATCGTGGACACGTTCGAATTCTATGCCGGCGCGGCCACGAAAAACTACGGCGAAACGCTGCCGCCGCCGCTTCCGACCTACATGGCCGCCACCGTGCGCGAGCCTGTCGGCGTCGTCGGCGCCATCGTCCCGTGGAACTTTCCCCTGCTGCTCGCGTCGTGGAAGGTCGCGCCGGCGCTGGCCGCCGGATGCACCGTCGTTCTCAAGCCGTCGTCGGTGACGCCGCTCACCGCGATCGAGCTGGGCAAGATCGCGCTCGAAGCCGGCGTACCCGAGGGCGTGCTCAACGTCGTCACCGGAGGGACGCGCGAGATCGGCGCGTGGCTGGTCGAGCATCCGGACGTGGACAAGATCGCCTTCACCGGCTCCACGGCGACGGGGCGGATCGTCGCCGCAACGGCGGCCCGAACGCTCAAGCGCGTCACGCTGGAGCTCGGCGGAAAATCGCCGTCGGTCGTGTTCGACGACGCGGACGTCGATTCGGCGATCGTCGGGGCGCTGTACGGCGTGTACTACAACGCGGGCCAATGCTGCGAGGCGCGCACGCGCATCCTCGTGCAGAGCGCGATCTACGACCGCTTCGTGAGCGGCTTCGCCGAAAAAGCGCAGCGCTTGCGGCTCGGCGATCCGGAGGATCCGCAAACGCAGATCGGTGCGATCACGAACGCCGAACAGTACGACAAGATCAAGGCGTACTGCGAGATCGGCGCGTCGGAGGGGGCGAAGCCGCTGTTCGGTGGGACGCGGGCGGACGTAGGCGCCGCATTCGTCGCTGGCCGTTTCTGGAGCCCGACTGCGTTCGAGGCGCAGAGCTCGCACCGCATCGCGCGCGAAGAGGTCTTCGGTCCCGTCGCGACCTTCATTCGGTTTGACGACGAAGCGGAGGCCATCGCGCTGGCGAACGCGAGCGAGTACGGCCTCGCCGCCAGCGTTTGGTCGAACAACGTCGGGCGTGCGAATCGGGTGGCGCGCGGGATTCGCGCCGGCTCGGTGGCGATCAACACGCCGTATGCCGTCTTTCCCGGGGTCCCGTTCGGCGGCTACAAACAGTCCGGATACGGGCGGGAGCTTGGCATGGAGACGATGCGGCTCTACACAGAAACGAAGAGCGTGTTGACGTTCGTCGGCGAGAAACCGATGAACCCGTTCGGAGTATAG
- a CDS encoding ATP-binding cassette domain-containing protein produces the protein MRVLPIVETRDLRKVFRTPKRTPGALGALRSLFSREYEERVAVDKVTFSLEPGELVGYIGPNGAGKSTTIKMLTGILVPTSGQVNVAGLVPWKQRKENARNIGVVFGQRSQLYWDLPLVESFELLRAIYGIPAEQYRRNVAEFVDILEMDEFMKTPVRQLSLGQRMRGDFAAALLHSPKIVYLDEPTIGLDVVAKEAIREFIARINAERGTTIVLTTHDLADVERLCRRIILIDRGTLIYDGDIGRIKSEYGRFRTLVVRFSGPVEQPALDGAQLVSSEDSTARFRFDRNRERADLLVRQASERYCVEDVSLEEPDLESIIRRIYVEGYERQPEEDAS, from the coding sequence GTGCGTGTCCTGCCGATCGTAGAAACGCGCGACCTGCGCAAAGTCTTTCGCACCCCCAAGCGCACGCCCGGGGCTCTGGGCGCCCTGCGCTCCCTTTTCTCGCGCGAATACGAGGAACGGGTCGCGGTCGACAAGGTGACGTTTTCGCTGGAACCGGGCGAGCTCGTCGGTTACATCGGCCCGAACGGCGCCGGCAAGTCCACGACGATCAAGATGTTGACGGGCATCCTCGTGCCGACGTCGGGGCAGGTGAACGTAGCCGGACTCGTTCCGTGGAAGCAGCGCAAGGAAAACGCCCGCAACATCGGCGTCGTGTTCGGGCAGCGCAGCCAGCTCTATTGGGATCTTCCGCTCGTCGAGTCGTTCGAGCTGCTCCGAGCCATCTACGGAATTCCCGCCGAGCAGTATCGCCGTAACGTAGCTGAGTTCGTCGACATCCTCGAGATGGACGAGTTCATGAAGACGCCCGTGCGCCAGCTCTCGCTGGGCCAGCGCATGCGCGGCGATTTCGCCGCCGCGCTGCTGCACAGCCCGAAGATCGTCTATCTCGACGAGCCGACGATCGGATTGGACGTGGTCGCGAAGGAGGCCATCCGCGAGTTCATCGCGCGCATCAACGCGGAGCGCGGCACGACGATCGTTCTCACGACGCACGACCTCGCCGACGTCGAGCGCCTGTGCCGGCGCATCATCCTGATCGATCGCGGAACGTTGATCTACGACGGCGACATCGGGCGCATCAAGAGCGAGTATGGACGCTTCCGCACGCTAGTCGTGCGCTTTAGCGGTCCGGTAGAGCAACCCGCACTGGACGGAGCGCAGCTCGTAAGCAGCGAGGACTCCACCGCGCGCTTTCGCTTCGATCGCAACAGGGAGCGCGCTGATCTGCTCGTGCGGCAAGCGAGTGAGCGTTACTGCGTCGAAGACGTCAGCTTAGAGGAACCGGACCTCGAATCGATCATCCGCCGCATCTACGTCGAGGGGTACGAGCGGCAACCGGAGGAAGACGCGTCATGA
- a CDS encoding alpha/beta hydrolase: MQVLTDDGARIDARVDGSAASRAVVLIHGFPFARAIWDAQNDALATIARVVRLDLRGAGKSSVPDGPYLMERLAADVATLLDALGIERAALIGHSMGGYVALAFARMFTERVSHLALVASRLAADSPEQAAARRELADRTERAGAIEPVVEAYLPRLLARDTRREVVERACAIARQTNPSGAAATLRGMALRSPSDDIAADLDLPVLVIAGGRDVVVPIEESRDVARRFARARVVECGESAHLPMLEEPGRVRDALMDWLAANE, encoded by the coding sequence ATGCAAGTTTTGACCGATGACGGCGCACGCATCGATGCACGCGTGGATGGAAGCGCGGCATCGCGCGCGGTCGTTCTGATTCATGGATTTCCGTTCGCGCGCGCGATCTGGGACGCACAGAACGATGCGCTCGCAACAATCGCGCGCGTCGTCCGTCTCGACTTGCGCGGCGCCGGAAAGTCGAGCGTTCCGGACGGACCGTACCTCATGGAAAGGCTCGCCGCGGATGTCGCGACGCTGCTCGACGCGCTCGGAATCGAGCGCGCCGCTCTGATCGGTCACTCGATGGGCGGATACGTCGCCCTAGCGTTTGCGCGCATGTTTACGGAGCGCGTCTCACACCTCGCGCTCGTTGCGAGCCGGCTCGCCGCGGATTCGCCGGAGCAGGCCGCGGCGCGGCGCGAGCTGGCCGACAGGACGGAGCGCGCCGGTGCGATCGAGCCCGTCGTCGAGGCTTACCTGCCGCGCCTGCTCGCGCGCGACACTCGCCGCGAGGTGGTCGAGCGCGCCTGTGCGATCGCGCGGCAAACGAATCCGTCGGGCGCAGCGGCCACGCTGCGCGGCATGGCGCTGCGCTCCCCTTCAGACGACATCGCCGCCGATCTCGACCTTCCCGTGCTCGTGATCGCGGGCGGGCGCGATGTGGTCGTCCCTATCGAAGAGTCGCGGGACGTCGCGCGGCGATTTGCGCGCGCGCGGGTCGTGGAGTGCGGCGAAAGCGCGCACCTCCCGATGCTCGAGGAGCCGGGTCGCGTGCGCGACGCCCTAATGGATTGGTTAGCCGCTAACGAATGA